The following proteins are encoded in a genomic region of Arachis ipaensis cultivar K30076 chromosome B02, Araip1.1, whole genome shotgun sequence:
- the LOC107625638 gene encoding pre-mRNA-processing protein 40C (The sequence of the model RefSeq protein was modified relative to this genomic sequence to represent the inferred CDS: added 192 bases not found in genome assembly) → MASPAWLNQDPQPPPAEPPLPAAPSSTPNPNAPAASFSYGMHQNVNASGNPQQSTHPGMKSNTTVMPTAVQPPVPGLPPHAAPSFSYNIWQSGPAFSSNQLTQSNTNKSDPVVQDVSKASSVSSVPHSVPAHTSIMPPPSDPNFRPTTSWMPTPLSFPGHPVMPGAPGNPAPPGLTSSIISTNLAAPPSTVSSSAAPLRPNMPAAAIASDPTLTQKGTPYASMPPMVAPPPQGFWLQPPQMSGILRPPFLQYPAAFPGPFPYPVRGVNPPAVTLPDSQPPGVTPVNATAATSAPSASDNQLRQGTDLQTDLISGPADDKKSNVTQNADAANEKLDAWTAHKTETGVVYYYNALTGESTYDKPVGFKGESHQIAVQPTPVSMVDIPGTDWMLVSTSDGKKYYYNKQTKTSSWEVPNEVAELKKKQDGDVTKDHSMSVPNTNVLSDRGSGMVTLNTSAINTGGRDAAALKPSSVQTSSSALDLIKKKLQESGMPVASSSVPVSPVQTGSESNGSKAAESAAKGLQNDNKDKQKDANGDANTSDTSSDSEDEDSGPSKEECIIQFKEMLKERGVAPFSKWEKELPKIVFDPRFKAIPSYSARRSLFEHYVKTRAEEERKEKRAAQKAAIEGFKQLLDEASEDIDHNTDYQTFRKKWGNDPRFEALDRKERQHLLSERVLPLKKAAEQKAQASRIAAATCFKSMLK, encoded by the exons ATGGCTTCACCTGCGTGGTTGAACCAGGACCCACAACCACCACCCGCAGAACCACCTCTGCCCGCCGCGCCTTCTTCCACTCCGAACCCAAATG CTCCGGCAGCTTCATTCTCTTACGGCATGCATCAAAATGTGAACGCTTCCGGGAATCCTCAGCAGTCGACTCATCCT GGGATGAAGTCTAATACGACAGTGATGCCCACGGCAGTTCAACCTCCAGTTCCTGGTCTCCCTCCACATGCTGCTCCTTCATTTTCGTATAATATTTGGCAGAGCGGTCCAGCTTTTTCGAGCAATCAGCTTACACAGTCTAACACA AATAAGTCAGATCCTGTTGTGCAGGATGTTAGTAAAGCATCATCTGTGTCAAGTGTTCCACATTCTGTCCCTGCTCATACGTCTATAATGCCTCCACCGTCTGACCCCAATTTTCGCCCAACTACTTCATGGATGCCAACTCCTCTATCTTTTCCTGGGCATCCTGTAATGCCTGGAGCTCCTGGTAATCCTGCCCCCCCTGGACTAACATCTTCGATAATATCTACAAATCTTGCTGCTCCACCAAGCACAGTTTCCTCCTCAGCAGCACCTCTAAGACCAAATATGCCGGCTGCAGCCATTGCATCAGATCCTACCCTTACACAGAAAGGCACACCCTATGCATCCATGCCTCCTATGGTTGCCCCACCACCTCAAGGGTTTTGGTTACAACCTCCGCAAATGAGTGGCATACTTAGGCCCCCGTTTCTTCAATATCCCGCTGCTTTTCCTGGTCCATTTCCCTATCCAGTGCGTGGTGTAAATCCGCCTGCTGTTACACTACCTGATTCCCAACCCCCTGGTGTTACACCTGTGAATGCTACTGCTGCAACTTCAGCACCTTCTGCTTCCGATAATCAGCTTAGACAAGGAACTGATTTGCAGACAGATTTAATTTCTGGCCCTGCTG ATGACAAGAAATCAAATGTGACTCAGAATGCTGATGCTGCTAACGAGAAATTGGATGCCTGGACAGCCCATAAGACTGAAACAGGAGTTGTATACTATTATAATGCCTTGACAGGAGAATCAACATATGATAAACCTGTTGGCTTTAAAGGCGAG TCTCACCAAATTGCTGTGCAGCCAACTCCAGTTTCAAT GGTGGATATACCAGGTACAGATTGGATGTTGGTCTCCACTAGTGATGGGAAGAAATATTACTACAACAAACAAACCAAG ACAAGCTCCTGGGAAGTTCCAAATGAGGTGGCCGAATTGAAAAAGAAGCAAGATGGTGATGTCACAAAAGATCATTCAATGTCAGTTCCAAATACTAATGTATTGTCTGATAGAGGGTCTGGAATGGTTACTCTGAATACTTCTGCTATTAATACTGGTGGTCGTGACGCTGCAGCTCTTAAACCTTCTAGTGTTCAGACCTCATCATCGGCACTGGATTTGATCAAGAAGAAGCTGCAGGAGTCCGGAATGCCTGTTGCTTCCTCTTCTGTTCCTGTGTCACCAGTACAAACAGGATCTGAATCAAATGGTTCCAAAGCAGCTGAATCTGCAGCAAAGGGCCTGCAAAATGATaacaaagataaacaaaaagATGCTAATGGTGATGCTAACACCTCTGACACATCCTCAGATTCAGAAGATGAAGATAGTGGACCCTCAAAGGAAGAGTGCATCATTCAGTTTAAG GAAATGCTTAAAGAGCGAGGAGTGGCACCATTCTCAAAGTGGGAGAAAGAATTGCCAAAGATAGTATTTGATCCACGTTTCAAG GCCATACCAAGTTATTCTGCTAGGAGATCCTTGTTTGAGCATTATGTTAAAACTCGTGCGGAAGAAGAACGCAAGGAAAAGCGTGCTGCACAGAAGGCTGCAATTGAGGGGTTTAAGCAATTACTTGATGAAGCCTCAGAG